The genomic interval AACGGCATCAACAACGACAGCAGCGCCTGAAAGAAAAAGTCGACGCCCGAATCGCCGCGGCGACCGATGTTCGGGGAGTCATCATGGTGTTTACCGGTAATGGTAAAGGCAAAACCACCGCAGCATTCGGCACTGTCACGCGCGCCGTCGGTCACGGTCTGCGCGCCGGTATAATCCAGTTCATCAAAGGTGAATGGCCGAATGGTGAACGCAATCTGTTGCAGCAACACGGCGTGGAATTTCAGGTCATGTCTACCGGTTTTACCTGGGAAACACAGAGCAGACAAACAGATACACGGGCCGCACAACAGGTTTGGCAACATGCCGATCGCATGTTGAAAGACCAAACCCTCGATCTGGTGGTTCTGGACGAACTGACTTATATGGTCAGCTACGATTATCTACCGCTGGAGGCGATCATCGCCGCGCTGCGCCAGCGCCCTTCGCATCAAAGCGTAATCATTACCGGCCGCGGCTGTCATCGTGAATTACAGGAAATGGCGGATACCGTTACGGAAATGCGGCCGGTGAAACATGCGTTTGACGCTGGGATACAGGCTCAGCAAGGTATCGACTGGTGAGCAGAACAGCCGGCACAGCGTAAGGCTGAGCCGGCGACAGAGACAGGCAAGTTACCCGTTACGTTTCGGTGCGTTACGGCGGGCTCCAACCAAGCTGTGACGTTTAACCGCACGACGAATCTGGTTGGCTTTAAGACGACGGCGCTCACGCTCCACCGGCAGTTTACTGACGGTTTCCGGCGACAGCTGCACCAACTCGCGCAGGTAGTTGACATCCTCCAGACTCATTTCCGACCAGCCGCCGCGAGGCAACCCCTTCGGCAGTTGGATATCGCCATAGCGGACTCGAATCAGGCGGCTGACCTGCACCCCGACAGCTTCCCACAAGCGGCGAACTTCGCGATTGCGGCCTTCAGTCAGCGTGACGTTATACCACTGATTCAGCCCCTCGCCGCCCTGATGGCGAATGGAGCGAAATGCCGCTGGCCCATCATCCAGTTGAACGCCTTTGCTCAACTGACGGATTTTGTCATCCCCCACCTCGCCAAAGACACGCACGGCATATTCGCGCTCCACTTCACGGCTGGGGTGCATCAGTCGGTTCGCCAGTTCGCCATCGGTGGTGAACAACAACAATCCAGACGTATTAACATCCAGACGACCAACAGCGATCCAGCGAGCCCCCTGAATGCGCGGTAAACGGTCGAACACCGTCGGACGCCCCTCCGGATCGCTGCGGGTACAAAGTTCACCTTCCGGTTTGTAATACATCAACACCCGGCATACGGTTTCTTCCGTCTCGCGTACCGTAACGACATGACCGTCAATACGAATTTTCGTTGCACGGGTGACGTCCACACGGTCGCCCAGCGTGGCGATTTTGCCATCCACACTGACGCGGCCCTGCTGGATAATAGATTCAATTTCGCGGCGCGAACCATGACCGGAACGCGCCAGCACCTTCTGTAGTTTTTCGCTCATTGAGCAACCTCTGAGTGTCGCCTTCACAGGCGTCGAATGGATAAATATCTTTAAATTCAATAACTTAAATTTATTTTGCAGGCTATTATACAGCGTTTTGTCTACTCTGTAACCTCATTTGTCGTACCGCTCGTCGCACATCAACGGCAACATGACAATCCCGTCAGACACTGCCTATGTCGTCGCAAAACATTACACTACGATGCTGTATCGCACGTTATTCCTGGCACAAGCCGCCTCAATATCTCTCGTATCGACCGGATTGATACCCACCGTCAGTTACAGGAACGGCGTCACGTCGCCGCTACCGTCTCGCACCACCTGCGGTGCCGGCTCGGTCAAATCGATCACGGTCGTTGGCTGCTGCCCAAGGAATCCGCCGTGAATCACCAAATCCACCTGTTTGCCCAGATGCTCCTGGATTTCTTCCGGATCAGATTCGGCAAAATCATTCCCCGGCAACATCAGCGTGGTCGACATCATCGGTGCATTGAGCGCCGCCAGTAGCTCCAGCGCGATCGGATTGGACGGCACGCGCATGCCAATGGTCTTGCGTTTATCGTTCATCAGACGGCGAGGGACTTCCTTGGTGGCTTTCAGGATAAAGGTGTAATTCCCCGGCGTATTGTTTTTGATCAGACGGAATGCCGCGTTATCGACATAGGCATAGGACGACAATTCCGACAGATCCCGGCACATCAACGTAAAATTATGGTGTTGATCCAGGTTGCGAATACGGCAGATACGTTCCATCGCCGTTTTATCTTCCAGCATGCACCCCAATGCATAACCGGAATCCGTGGGATAGACGATCACGCCGCCTTTACGCAGAATATCCACGCTTTGGCCGATAAGCCGCGGCTGTGGATTCTGCGGATGAATATAAAAAAACTGACTCATGACTCTCCCTCATATCGCCATAAACACACAACCCGCTGGGCAAGACCACAACGGGTTGGGAGTAAAACCGCCGGAAGGGGATCTCAAATGCTTGCCCCGGTTAGCGCCGGGTGCGACCAGACCGGTTCAACCCCGCCAGGCAGCCATAGTTTACGGCCCAGTTCAATCCAGGCGCAGGGCTGATGAAAATCCGATCCTTGAGACCCGAGCAAGCGGTAATCGAGCGCATAACGCGCCAGTTGAGTTCGTTCATCCGGCGCCTGTTGACACTGAGCGACTTCCATCGCCTCACCGCCGCATCCAGCAAACTGATCCAGCAGCCGTTTCAACCACTTAGGACTAAGATCGTAACGCCCTGGGTGCGCCA from Musicola paradisiaca NCPPB 2511 carries:
- the cobO gene encoding cob(I)yrinic acid a,c-diamide adenosyltransferase; translation: MSDERHQQRQQRLKEKVDARIAAATDVRGVIMVFTGNGKGKTTAAFGTVTRAVGHGLRAGIIQFIKGEWPNGERNLLQQHGVEFQVMSTGFTWETQSRQTDTRAAQQVWQHADRMLKDQTLDLVVLDELTYMVSYDYLPLEAIIAALRQRPSHQSVIITGRGCHRELQEMADTVTEMRPVKHAFDAGIQAQQGIDW
- the rluB gene encoding 23S rRNA pseudouridine(2605) synthase RluB; this encodes MSEKLQKVLARSGHGSRREIESIIQQGRVSVDGKIATLGDRVDVTRATKIRIDGHVVTVRETEETVCRVLMYYKPEGELCTRSDPEGRPTVFDRLPRIQGARWIAVGRLDVNTSGLLLFTTDGELANRLMHPSREVEREYAVRVFGEVGDDKIRQLSKGVQLDDGPAAFRSIRHQGGEGLNQWYNVTLTEGRNREVRRLWEAVGVQVSRLIRVRYGDIQLPKGLPRGGWSEMSLEDVNYLRELVQLSPETVSKLPVERERRRLKANQIRRAVKRHSLVGARRNAPKRNG
- a CDS encoding L-threonylcarbamoyladenylate synthase, with amino-acid sequence MSQFFYIHPQNPQPRLIGQSVDILRKGGVIVYPTDSGYALGCMLEDKTAMERICRIRNLDQHHNFTLMCRDLSELSSYAYVDNAAFRLIKNNTPGNYTFILKATKEVPRRLMNDKRKTIGMRVPSNPIALELLAALNAPMMSTTLMLPGNDFAESDPEEIQEHLGKQVDLVIHGGFLGQQPTTVIDLTEPAPQVVRDGSGDVTPFL